In the genome of Phocoena sinus isolate mPhoSin1 chromosome 15, mPhoSin1.pri, whole genome shotgun sequence, the window CTCCCTCTCAAGTGGAAATGGGGAGGTTGGAGGGGGGCTCATTGTTTGATCCCGCCTGTGAACCTGAGGCCTTGGTGGACACCCTAGGATCCCCAAAAGGGATCTCAGGAATTCCAGTACATCTTCCCATGGAAGATACCAGGACCCCCAACGCCCCACAAACACAACTTTGGGCCAGGCACGCCACAGCTGTCAAATCCGCAGGTGCCTACACTTGTCTCTAGAAGGAGCTAACCCTGAGGCCAGTGGGCATCCCCCTGCAGAGACCAGGATGAAAGCATGGCTGTGCCCAGCCAGAACAAACACCTATACCAGTGGCCCCCTGCTGGTTTACCCACCCTGCTTCCTCCCACACTGTTCCCTGTCAGCTGAGAACAGGCTGGAGTCTCAATACccacccatccccatcccccaccTGGTCAGACTGCCTTGCCTTGGCGCCTGAAATTTCAGTTAAAGTTTCTTTCCTCCTATATCAGATTCCCTGAGAACAAAGTTCTCCTAAGAGTGGGGAGGCCCATAGCCACTGTCTATCACCAGTGGAGAAAGAGGGTTCAGTAAGCCAAAAggggccccccccacccctctgaCTGATGGTCTAGCCATTATACCCACTCTCCCCAATACACTGTGTTGGAGTCTCCACTAACCCCCTCAGCCAGTGCTTAGCTGGCCAACCCAGCATCTGTGAAGGGGACCTTGCTGCAGCCCAGGGACACCTTGGGCAGCCTGGAGGCAGATCCCAGGTGCTCTAGGTTTTCACTCAGTCTAGGGTCTCTTCCTGCTGGGCAACACCATGGCATCCTTGGCCATGGCCatgcccctccccagcctggtcACAGGGTGGCTGTGAGAGAGCTCCAAATTTGTGCAGCATGGAGGGGCCTGAGAAGCTTAGCATGGGTGGGGTATAATCCAGAGGAGACTGGAGCCCCACAGGCCCCCGGTTGCCTGCCCTGAGGTGCCATTTCAGTGTGATGTTTGGCCCATGATGCTCCCCAACCCTGCTAACCACCCAACCTCAGGCCGGACTGGTGTCAAGAGAGGATGCAGAGCAATTACTCATCGCCCTGGAGCCTGAGGCCGCCTCTGTCTACTGCCGCAAGCTGCGTCTGCACCAGCTCGTGGACCTGAGCAGCCGAGCTCCAGGCAGTGGGCGCCTGGGCGAGCGCCGCTCCATTGATTCCAGCTTCCGTCAGGGTGAGCCACCCCCAGGGATACTGCCCAGTGGTGGCCTTGGAGGCAGGCGCTGAAGATTACACCTTGCCCTAGAGTAGCACTGTCAGAGGACGGTAGGACTCAGCCCAGCCCTGAATCTGAGAGTGGGAGAGTGATGCCTACCCTGGGGAGAGGTGCTTGGGTACAAGGGTACTCTGAGCTGAAGGTGGAGGTCTTCAGGAGCTGCCCCTTAAACAGCCACTGAATCAGttttccctcccctcctggcACATCAgctgtcctccccctcccccatcagccCCAAGCTCCTGCTGCCAGGACCAGGAACTGGGACAGCTATGGTCAACCTTCATCATCCCCTCAGATGCCATCTCCCATGACAGGGAGAGGTCCCAGGAcctccccccatcccatccccagcTCCTTCAGACCTTCTTAATTCTGATTTTGCCATGGCCTGAGCCCTTCTGGATTAAGGGAAGGTCCTGCAGCCAGAAATACTCCCCCTTAGCTGTTGGTTACAGTACCTAAGATTACCCCATCCAGTTTCTCTGGACTCTTTGGGGTTCAGCATTGCCCTCTCCCAGTTAGGAGTGGAGCAGGAGTTTCAGGAGCACTCGCTGCTCCAGATGCTCATGGAGGGTGTTGGTGGAAGGACGTGGGGCATTGAGCGTGGTAGCTGAGACACCCCTTCTAACCTCACTGTCCTGCTGTCCCTCAACACACAGCCCGAGAGCAGCTTCGAAGGTCCCGCCACAGCCGCACGTTCCTGGTGGAATCGGGTGTCGGAGAACTGTGGGCTGAGATGCaagcaggtgggggagggaagatggaGGGATATTCCTTGGGCCCTGTGGGGCACCGTATACTGAAGGTGGGGGGAACATTCCCGAAGTCAGCTCTAGCCCCTAGGAACCCTGCCCCTTCCAACTCTTTCAGCTGTACCTAACCTGGTAGTTCCCCTCAGTCACCTGCACTCCCACCGCCACTCACAGCCATGCCCCTAACCCCCACTCCCCTGGGGGATTCTCTGCAGATGGAGTTGCAGAATCCTGGGACCATTTTCCCCCACACCTTGTGCTCCTACCTGGTGACCCTCAAGCACCTGAAGCCCCTTTCAACCCTAACCCCCATGGCCCCGCAGACAGGGCTCAGGacctggggcagggctggaggctgggtgAGTCTGCAGAGGGCACAGAGCTGAAGGTGCCACGGGTGTGTGCTCACGCTCGCCCCCGTAGGAGACCGCTACGTGGTGGCAGACTGCGGGGGAGGCACGGTGGACCTTACCGTGCACCAGTTGGAGCAGCCCCATGGCACCCTCAAGGAGCTCTACAAGGCATCTGGTGAGTAGCCAGGCAGCGCCCTTGGTACCCAGACCGCCCTGGCCCCGCCAACGCCCCCTGGCGGCGGAGTCGGCACTGACGCCCCACTTCCTCCCCTGCCCTACCCAAGGTGGCCCCTGTGGCGCGGTGGGCGTGGACCTGGCCTTCGAGCAGCTGTTGGGCCGCATCTTCGGCGAAGACTTCATCGCCACTTTCAAAAGGCAACGCCCAGCAGCCTGGGTGGATCTGACTATAGCCTTCGAGGCCCGCAAACGCACCGCAGGCCCACACCGTGCGGGGGCGCTCAACATCTCGCTGCCCTTCTCGTTTATTGACTTCTACCGCAAGCAGCGAGGCCACAACGTGGAGACAGCCCTGCGCAGGAGCAGGTGGGCCGGGGGACCGCACCTACAGGGGAAGGTGTGGGCCCCAGGGGGGAGTAGGGGAGCCACCTTATCTGTCCCACGCACATATCATGCCAGCCCCggtggaggcagggggaggggcatgaGTACCCCAGCTGGAATCAGCAGCCCAAACTGGGGCGAGAATCTTGAGCCTGCGGAAAGGCCAACATCTACCTCTTCCCattccctgcacacacacacacacacacatacatacatatacatatatatacatacatacatatatacaagcCAATGGGTCTGGGTTCCTCTGCTCGAGGCAAAGGAAGGCTCCTCTCCTGGGACCTCATGCCTGGACCTGGAACAGACCTGCATCTAAAGCCCTGAAAGTACGCCTGGCACAACACATAATGTGCAGTCAGTCAGTGCCCAGGTACTTCGGCCTGGAATAGGGGTAGCGCCCAGGACCCTGACCCATGGGCCTGTGCCTCCTTCAACACCTACAGCGTGAACTTCGTGAAGTGGTCCTCACAGGGGATGCTCAGGATGTCTTGTGAGGCCATGAACGACCTTTTTCAGCCCACGGTCAGCGGGATCATCCAGCACATAGGTGAGCACCTGAGCCTGGGTCCTTCATTCACCTCAACATACACACCCAGATGGGGGAATATGTTACCCTGTTAGTGCCTGGAAACCTTCCCATATCCATACACTGGAATGAGACCCAGAATCATCTGGAATACCTGGAGGATGCAGTGTGGTGGGGATTAAGAGATAGGCGGGAAAATGTGCAGTCTTGCCAGGTTAAAGAACCTCTGGTGCCTGTTTCCCCAAATGGGGTGATAGTATTAGGTCCCCCAAACTGTTATCACAGGGATTTAAATGAGCTGAAGTATCTAGAGAGTGCAATGTCTTGCACGTAGTAGGCATTTAATATGTGTAAATGCAGACCCTTATCTAAAGCCCTCCAGTGTGGTGGGGAAGCAGAGCCCATAAAGATTGCCAGGGGCCCTCATGAAAGTGCCCAGTGTTTTTCTTTATGAGAACCAGGCTACCGTTTTATAGTGAAAAGACTAGTTTCTGGTTGCCCGAGGATACAGGCGGGCAGAGGAGAGGCACCAGTGGATGCGCACTGGTGGCCTCAGTGGCCCACTCCCCGTCCCTCCTCCTTACCCCCACCCTTCACTCCTGTACCGCAGAGGCGCTGCTGGCGCGCCCCGAAGTGCAGGGCGTGAAGCTGCTGTTCCTGGTGGGCGGCTTCGCAGAGTCGGCCGTGCTGCAGCACGCGGTGCAGGCAGCACTGGGTGCCCGCGGCCTCCGCGTGGTGGTTCCGCACGACGTGGGCCTCACCATCCTAAAGGGCGCGGTGCTCTTCGGGCAGGCTCCGGGCGTGGTTCGGGTGCGCCGCTCGCCGCTCACCTATGGCGTGGGCGTTCTCAACCGCTTTGTGGCTGGGCGCCACCCGCCCGACAAGCTGCTGGTTCGCGACGGCCGCCGCTGGTGCACCGACGTGTTCGAGCGCTTCGTGGCCGCCGAGCAGTCGGTGGCCCTGGGCGAGGAGGTGCTGCGCAGCTACTG includes:
- the HSPA12B gene encoding heat shock 70 kDa protein 12B isoform X2, giving the protein MLAVPEMGLQGLYSGSSPERSPVPSPPGSPRTQESCGIAPLTPSQSPKPEARAPQQAPFSVVVAIDFGTTSSGYAFSFASDPEAIHMMRKWEGGDPGVAHQKTPTCLLLTPEGAFHSFGYTARDYYHDLDPEEARDWLYFEKFKMKIHSATDLTLKTQLEAVNGKKMPALEVFAHALCFFKEHALQELRDQCPSLPEKDTVRWVLTVPAIWKQPAKQFMREAAYLAGLVSREDAEQLLIALEPEAASVYCRKLRLHQLVDLSSRAPGSGRLGERRSIDSSFRQAREQLRRSRHSRTFLVESGVGELWAEMQAGDRYVVADCGGGTVDLTVHQLEQPHGTLKELYKASGGPCGAVGVDLAFEQLLGRIFGEDFIATFKRQRPAAWVDLTIAFEARKRTAGPHRAGALNISLPFSFIDFYRKQRGHNVETALRRSSVNFVKWSSQGMLRMSCEAMNDLFQPTVSGIIQHIEALLARPEVQGVKLLFLVGGFAESAVLQHAVQAALGARGLRVVVPHDVGLTILKGAVLFGQAPGVVRVRRSPLTYGVGVLNRFVAGRHPPDKLLVRDGRRWCTDVFERFVAAEQSVALGEEVLRSYCPARPGQRRVLINLYCCAAEDARFITDPGVRKCGALSLELEPAEGGPHAAGAPPSRREIRTAMQFGDTEIKVTAVDVSTNRSVRAAIDFLSN
- the HSPA12B gene encoding heat shock 70 kDa protein 12B isoform X1; protein product: MLAVPEMGLQGLYSGSSPERSPVPSPPGSPRTQESCGIAPLTPSQSPVLHLQKPEARAPQQAPFSVVVAIDFGTTSSGYAFSFASDPEAIHMMRKWEGGDPGVAHQKTPTCLLLTPEGAFHSFGYTARDYYHDLDPEEARDWLYFEKFKMKIHSATDLTLKTQLEAVNGKKMPALEVFAHALCFFKEHALQELRDQCPSLPEKDTVRWVLTVPAIWKQPAKQFMREAAYLAGLVSREDAEQLLIALEPEAASVYCRKLRLHQLVDLSSRAPGSGRLGERRSIDSSFRQAREQLRRSRHSRTFLVESGVGELWAEMQAGDRYVVADCGGGTVDLTVHQLEQPHGTLKELYKASGGPCGAVGVDLAFEQLLGRIFGEDFIATFKRQRPAAWVDLTIAFEARKRTAGPHRAGALNISLPFSFIDFYRKQRGHNVETALRRSSVNFVKWSSQGMLRMSCEAMNDLFQPTVSGIIQHIEALLARPEVQGVKLLFLVGGFAESAVLQHAVQAALGARGLRVVVPHDVGLTILKGAVLFGQAPGVVRVRRSPLTYGVGVLNRFVAGRHPPDKLLVRDGRRWCTDVFERFVAAEQSVALGEEVLRSYCPARPGQRRVLINLYCCAAEDARFITDPGVRKCGALSLELEPAEGGPHAAGAPPSRREIRTAMQFGDTEIKVTAVDVSTNRSVRAAIDFLSN